The DNA region CACTTTAAATCCCACCTACAGTTTGTCATCACTGATTTTAAGCCTTGGTGGGTCAGAAAATACAATCAGATTCTAACCCACTTGTCAAAATTTGAGGTGATAAATGCAGCAAAAGATGGAGGTGTTCACTGCTTTCCTGGAGCAGTTATAGGGTTAAAGTACCATGACAATCTAGCCTTACGTCCTACAGAAATTCCTGGAGGGTATTCCATGTTTAACTTCAAGCATTTCCTAAGAGAAACATATAACCTGAAGATAAAGAATGTTTCTGATATAGAAAAGCCAAAGCTACTTCTCATATCTCGTCCTAAAACAAGAAAGTTTATGAATGAAGATGAAATGGTGGATGTGATGGAGGAACTAGGTTTTGAAGTTGTTGTGGCAACGCCAAATAGGATGTCAAACTTGGACAAGTTTGCAGAGGTACTCAACTCGTGTAGTGTCATGGTTGGAGCACATGGTGCAGGAGTTACAAACGCTGTGTTCTTGCCTGCTGGGGCAGTATTGGTCCAAGTGGTGCCACTGGGGTTGGATTGGGCTTCAACAGCTTACTTTGGTGGACCATCAAAAGAGATGGGGATGCATTATTTAGAGTACAAGATTGAGCCCAAGGAGAGTTCGCTTTTCAAGGAGTATGGTCCAGACCACCCGGTAATTTCTGATCCCAAGTCTATATTCAAGAAGGGCTACAATGCTACAAGAGCTACATATGTTGACGGGCAGAACCTGATGATAAACTTGGTAAGGTTTAGGGAGACCCTTgagaaagcaatgaagtttctTGGACACTAAGAGAGTGTTTGGTATATGCAtttaaaaacatgtgttttgttgtttgaaaacatgtgtagaaatacgtgtgagtgaaaaagtgtgtaaaaatacatataatgttatttaaaaacatatgtttttttttttttaaatgatgtacCAAATATGACCTAAATTGCTTTGATTTGGGGGTATATGTCATTATCCTGTGAAGTAAGAGCAAAAAAATGCATATAGAATTTCTTTTTGGTCTTGCATAGATTAATTCAATCGTGTTTTTTTACATATTGTTTGAGAAACAAGGGTATCCATGAATCTTATTTTAATGCTTTAAGGGCAACCATATTAGTTCctttattttacacattcatttttatactaaaaacatactttttctattttatacatccatttttacaaaacatccacatcagttcatctattttatcacctcttttaattaaataatcaatttcctcaaatttttttttatttctctcaacTACCCGGACATACATACccgcactctctctctctctctctctctctctccctcttttttctgatttgttgctctctctctataccaatctctctacccatctctacccatttttcagATCAACTCTTCCTCTCAATCAACTCTCCCTAGCTCCAATCCACAAGCACTGAGCTCCAATCCACGAGCTTCGAGCTTCAATCCACGAGCTCTGAGCTTcctagctccgatccacaagcacCGAGCTTCGATCCACGATCCATgagccacgagctccgatccacaggCAAGACCCATGAGCTCCGAGCTCCAATCCATAGGCAAGACCCACGAGATCCAATCCAGTCAAGCATTGATCGTTCCATAAGCACTGATCAAGCATCGATCTatgtttgtgtatctctgtgttttttttttttttgagcaagtgtatctctgtgttgatttgtctgtgtggatgtgtttgtgtgtgggtgtgtttgtgtgcatctgaggaaaaagaaaaagatgaggaaagaagttactgagtttgttgagcacgtagaaaagagagagaaaaaaatgtgcGAACgtgatattaataaaaaaataaattgacgagctacagtaactgtgtatatttacacggttactgtagctcgtgtagggatatacacatttttacacCATTTTAGAAACACTGATGTAGAGCATTTTTGAggcaaaatgtgtaaaagtggtttgtttttctattatacatGATTTTGGTGGATGCTCTCCACaccaattcatttaaaattttctctctattgtatactaaaaacttattttttctattttataccaTTACTTTTACAAGACATttacatcagtttatctattatacacatttattcaataaaatatttattcttttacaattttttattattccctCCCTCACTtcccctctctctcacaaagCCACAATCGATCACTACCAACGATCACTCCAcacccagccaccatcatcaCCACCCAGCTACCATCATCACCACCCAACCAGCATCATCAAGGAAAACCAACTCATTCAATCCTAAACCCATTAATCACCCACCCAACCCGAAACCCAGTCAAGCCAAATCATCACCCACCCAATCGGTGGCAAGatcatcaaaacccaccaatGAACTAGAAAAAACAAGCCGATCAAGATTAAAACCCACCGACCCACACCCataatcaaccaaaaaaccaggaaaaaaaaaaaaactgcaacaGTGAGATCGGAGTTTATGTGATCGGACTGAGGTGAGATCGGAGCTTTTGTGATCGAATTGAGGTGAGATTGGTAGACTGATCGGATTGAGGTGAGATTGGTAGACTGATCGGACTGAGGTGAGATTGGTGGACTGATCGGACTAAGGTGAGATCGGTGAGACTAAGGGAGAGATAAAACGAGAGAGAGGTGCGAGTGAGAAGCTGAGAGAGTGAggtgaaggagagagaaacaaatattaaaataatagataaatGAGCTACAgtaactatataaatatatacggTTATTATAGCTTGTGAATAAATTTGCACacttttacacccactgatgtgagtgttttttactcaaaatgtgtaaaatttgtattttttctattttaaaagaCTTTAAATGAACtggtgtagatgctctaaaacttccaaaataaaACGTAATGCATTTATTTCATTGATTGAACATCGTCATATATTTAAACCATTTAAGTACTGATCTGATCAGACACAGATATTATGGAATCacggtaataaaaaaaaatttagctcatAGCTCTAGCTAAAGATGCAAAACTGTGTGCAGCTGTGCAAAAGAAGGATTAACCTTTTCAATATAACTGTGTTTTATACAAAGCTCATATGATGCATATAGAATACAATGAGTCAATGAGAGTGGATGATGCATAAAGAATACAAGCAGCTTTAGCTAAAAAAGACACAGTAACCAATCAACTGGGTTGCATACAACAATGAGAGTGGCTGATACATATGGAACTTTCACTTTATTCTGTAAATGTTAATGTCAATTGTTAAGCTGATAAATAGGTACATTTCAGTTAAAAATCAAGTGGCATAAACTAATCATGCCCAAGCAATCAAGTGAACATAATTCATTTAACCCCTATATCACATGGGTCTACTTGGAATTCCATAAAGTCCATGTATTTTAGCTGTAGCCATTAACCTAGCCATTCTTACTGTTCTTCACTGATATTTTTCTAAACTAAACCTAACTATTCTAACTGTTCTTTGTtgatattcttctaaaaaatgagCAGCATCATAGATAATTAGATTCTTGTAAGGCATGAATAATCCAGGAAGCTGCAGAATTTTGTGCTTCCTTTACTCTTGACTTTTCATCtccctctatatataaaataccaTCTACTGTTCGTATTTGAACTGATGAAACATATTTCTTGTCGTGTGGTGGACCCTCATCCTTCTCAAGGCTGCAAATTATGGCAAAAGTACATTCAGATTCAATATCTTACAATATAGATATGAAAGTGAGAATTTGAAAATACAGTGAATacttgagaagaagaaaagcatGGAaattttatatccaacatagGTGGTGGTTTAACGGTACACACATGGAGGAGATTAAAAAAAGCATTTCATTGCAAGATGAAAAACTGCAATGAAGGTGTGAATGCCCACAAGCCAATAGAACAAACTATAAAGCCTTCTAGTTTATGTTCATTTGACATGCCATAGAGATCAGTATTCCTGGTTCCAGTCATTGTGAACCCAGTAATCAAGCTCTTCAAAACATTCCATGCCATCCTTATGAAATTCTAAATCATAAACTATGGCCTATGGGAGAGAGAggagggagggagggggagAGAGAATACAGAAGGCTTGATTGTGATTTAACTCACAAAACTAACGGCTCATCATCAAATAATtcagaacacacacacacactctatTGCTTCACTGCTCATTATAAAGAAGCTCATACCTGTAAATAGGCTTAGGCCATTTTTTCTTGCCACAAAGCTCATGTAACTTCTGCTTCGCTCCATCAATCTCAAATGACTTATTGAgcccaaaagaaaaatctaaccTCCCAGCGTTAGTGGGCATAGATTCCGATAACTTGAGCAAAGCTTGCTTTGCTGCATTAAGCTTTGCAGTTTCCTTTTTCTCAGAAGAACCTGAGGCAATAAACTTACCATCGACATATACAGTCGCAACATTCTTTTCCCCATTCTTCCAATACTTAATGTCGACTTGCTTCCCTTGCTTCTGACACAACTCAAACAACATCGTGACGGGCTGTGGTTGTTTTTGCAGGTCTTCAAGTGTGACAATAGGTTCCAAGAGAGCCCTAAAGATCTTCAAATATAAAACAACCAAAGATAAATTCTATATCAACACAGAGATAGACACTAAAAgtccaaaacaagaaaataaaaaagacaagtCATTTGcgccaaataaaaaaagatgagttaaaTACACACCACCCATAATTGTTGCAGGTCGAGATTGAGATCAACATATATAGCTGCTGCCACAGACTCTACAATGTCAGCAAGAATCTTTGGGGCTTTTACTAATCCGCCATATACAACTGTATCGTCCTCCTGACTGACTGCATCAGCAAACTCTTTAACCTATAGAAATAACACAAAACCGTTTGCATAGAACAAATCAAGAACCAATCTTTGCTCAAAttctaaacaaattttaattaaagacAAGCATCCTCTCTCACATCTAGAAAATTGTTTAACTGAATATGTATAGTTTATTAAATTACACTTTCCTCATAGCGCGCAttcaaaaaactacaatttcatcctttttattttttttttttttaagtattgttTGTGTAATTCCATcatttttctc from Castanea sativa cultivar Marrone di Chiusa Pesio chromosome 6, ASM4071231v1 includes:
- the LOC142640357 gene encoding alpha-1,3-arabinosyltransferase XAT3-like, with the translated sequence MGKESRRLVLVATAVVLLLVIFLLYAAYFTSDIDPFDSWKDHLSNWNGSPHRKEVDKGVVVVDPLEFTMRRLVRGEDRVQLETTGFSCHSDLHSEVCVAKKPVIIDNNALTAYLQSSQVPVNHTVRPYARKEDEMAMKQVSPVQILNGNASLPACQFTHDVPAVVFSSGGFTGNQFHDFNEVIIPLFITCYHFKSHLQFVITDFKPWWVRKYNQILTHLSKFEVINAAKDGGVHCFPGAVIGLKYHDNLALRPTEIPGGYSMFNFKHFLRETYNLKIKNVSDIEKPKLLLISRPKTRKFMNEDEMVDVMEELGFEVVVATPNRMSNLDKFAEVLNSCSVMVGAHGAGVTNAVFLPAGAVLVQVVPLGLDWASTAYFGGPSKEMGMHYLEYKIEPKESSLFKEYGPDHPVISDPKSIFKKGYNATRATYVDGQNLMINLVRFRETLEKAMKFLGH
- the LOC142640360 gene encoding ribonuclease 3-like protein 2, whose amino-acid sequence is MMNAMDLDPQPDIFTHWCTDLYNLPMPSVSPFLYTIPTATSLSSSSSSSSSPPSTSGGAADDMAYSIRSVEEILSYSFKDKSLLEEALTHSSYNNGESFKSYQRLEFVGDAVLGLALSNYVFLAYPNLEPGQLSSLRAANISTEKLARVAVRHGLHRFIRHSAAPLHDKVKEFADAVSQEDDTVVYGGLVKAPKILADIVESVAAAIYVDLNLDLQQLWVIFRALLEPIVTLEDLQKQPQPVTMLFELCQKQGKQVDIKYWKNGEKNVATVYVDGKFIASGSSEKKETAKLNAAKQALLKLSESMPTNAGRLDFSFGLNKSFEIDGAKQKLHELCGKKKWPKPIYSLEKDEGPPHDKKYVSSVQIRTVDGILYIEGDEKSRVKEAQNSAASWIIHALQESNYL